Proteins from a genomic interval of Nerophis lumbriciformis linkage group LG01, RoL_Nlum_v2.1, whole genome shotgun sequence:
- the urp2 gene encoding urotensin II-related peptide gives MTPKMLCRAISLLNIVMTITTFATLRVQAAPTDRELVKAPDLHPSLTHLSAVPPRSSALGHSQLLRQWHSSSRMRRADRTTSRTFTAAMRTHPGQDGLEKRTQMLKMMSLLEEMHRTFNSTLSTRITFLPRANGRNSGRKNKVVGVFPSTVTPAANESTVSRASADALIPSLTGRNFRKSLPPQPKKTNKRVCFWKYCSQN, from the exons aTGACACCCAAGATGCTTTGTAGGGCTATATCATTGCTGAACATCGTCATGACGATAACGACCTTTGCAACCCTTCGAGTCCAGGCGGCACCCACTGACCGAG AACTGGTGAAAGCCCCGGATCTTCATCCCAGCCTTACCCATTTGTCAGCTGTACCCCCAAGGTCTTCAGCGCTGGGTCATAGCCAGCTCCTCAGACAATGGCATTCTAGTAGCAGGATGAGAAGAGCAGACAGAACCACTTCGAGGACATTTACTGCTGCCATGCGAACTCACCCCGGGCAAGACGGCTTAGAAAAGCGGACCCAGATGCTGAAGATGATGTCACTCCTGGAGGAGATGCACCGAACCTTTAACAGTACACTCAGCACACGAATTACCTTCCTTCCAAGAG CAAATGGCAGAAATTCTGGACGGAAAAATAAAGTG GTGGGGGTGTTTCCCAGCACCGTCACCCCAGCAGCTAATGAAAGCACTGTATCCCGAGCCAGTGCCGATGCCCTTATTCCCAGCCTGACTGGTCGGAACTTCCGAAAGTCCCTCCCGCCACAACCCAAGAAGACAAACAAACGAG TATGTTTCTGGAAGTACTGCTCCCAGAACTGA